The window CTACAGCCTCCGACTCTCTATCCAATGAAAACTGCTTAAAGAACGACCTCAATGAACAAGGGTTACTTGCTCAGCAGTCGAAAAGGTTCGGGGCGCAGTGGCTGGACAAGGGATTCTCTTATTTTACCTCCTAACCACCAACGAGTATGCAATGATCAGAGGTCATTCTGCTTTCAGTGGCACGTGACATAaactgatagacttctataTCTCTCTATCAATGTTATTGATAGAAGTACAtcagtgtctatcaatgtattattgatataatatgaaatttgtaatttttgacAACTCCCctaataacaatttatattCAATGAATATTTGGTGATATAACATAcctattatttgtattattgtttAGAAATACATTAGAAATTAATTCTTGAATATATaaccaaaaacaaatgaatttttttttaactataacTCTGTTTTTCTAATctgtttgttttcaaatttctcttttcataCCGTCCTTCCAACAAGaactttatattaattcataatataatacaatttgaCAGCAGATGGTAAGTAGAGTACAAGGAAAGTACAAAGATGTGAAAATGGAAACAAGAacatgaaattcaaattccaatTGCATCAAGAAGCTGAGAGTGTTGGGAAGTAGAGACTAAAGAATTGGCAACAATGGCACCACTGGCTGCAACAGCAGGGACTCCAATGCCTGGGAAAGTAGAGTCCCCACAGCAATAAAGCTGAGGAATTGGAGTTGAATGTCCAGGAAAAGACCCTTTTCCTGCTTCAATTGCCGGCCCATATGTTCCTCTCTTCCTCCTAAGAAACCTTTCATGTGTCAATGGACTTCCCACCAATTTCACTTCACACTTTTCCCTCTTGAAACCTGCTCCTAAGGCTCTCTCTACTGCCCTCCACATGACCTACAAAACAGACTTTCTAAGTTTAAACTCCAGTCTGAGCACAAAACTTCTATACCTTTTAGTACAAGTGGATTGAGCCCAATGAGAGGAATCGGAATCACAGATTTTTTAATCGCTAACAAATTTTGTAAGGTACCTAGATAAGAATATTAATATGATATGAGTCAGGGGTATACGGGTGATTAAAGAGAAAGTGAATCGTGTTATAAATAGGTGGGTGAGTGAGTGGAGGTACACAATTTTGTGGAGTGATGTAGGGCTTGGGTTTGCACACTCAAAAGGGAGATTTCAAGCACCTTATagttatttctttatatttcaatatattaattCTAGTTGGAAGGTATcttaataattgatatttcaataattggtttttaataattgatatttcaaTAATTGGTTTACTGTTGGTCTTGATTTCGTTTACCAATATTTTTATGCTAGTTGAGCTGCtcactttatttttcattttttcatttagttcttaaaatcttggtatttttgttttcaacttGAATTTTTACATAAGAAAGCTCGTACAAAGTTCAAGaactaaaatcaataaaaaggaaaagtaggAACATTTGAAAAGATTATTGCAGAAGTTAAAAGGCAAACACTTGTTTAGTTGTATTACTGGCACAAAACAATATCTTGAAGCAACGAAAAGATCCAACCACTAGTTCATAAGATTATAACTTACCTCAGATCTTTCAGCTTTGAGATTTTTGTACTCAGAGCTCCTACGGTCAAGTCCTTCCCAGAGAGTATATGGTTCAGTTCCTGGTGTGTATGCATGTAATACATGTTTTCCAGGGGGTGCTAGATCTGGACTAAGAACACTTGGTACCGATATCAAAACCACGTTTTGATCTGCATCGACTCCTCTGTCCCAGTCGTTTACAACTATATGATGAATTCCCAGATCGTCACGAATACCCTGAAATAAACAGGCACACAACTTCACAAATATCGAAAAAAGTGTTTTCTAGGGAGCAAGCACACTAAGTGCGATAGTGTTTTGAAGCCTAAGCACAAAAACtcaaagaaaagcaaaatccTCAATTACATGTGGTTGTAAAGGAAAGGTCTTGGGTCTAAGTTTGTTGAAAACTTAATAACATCGAAATCCTTGATGACACTTGAAACTAGCAGATAGGAACATGAAATTACAATATGCTCTCCTAGTAGAAGTATTGTATCTCATTGGGAAAAAAATGGTACTGGAAatgttttcttgaaaatatCACTCACCTCCGCATCAAAACCTAAGTGAAGATGCATAAAGGATTCACATTGTGGCATCGTATTTACACTATCACGATATGATTTAGGAACAACATCTTCAGGTAATAAGGCCAGTGTATTCCACATCGATGCATTGCTCACAACAGCCTTCTTTGCACGTATAAACTGCAACATGTTCAATCATGACATTAGTGGATGATAAATGAAGTTGGAGACTGTTAATATTCCTTAACATTGACTTTGAATAATTCCACAAAATTTACTTGACCACTCTTTAGCTTGACCCCAACAGCCCGATCGTTCTCCACTATAATGTTCTGAACATGACTTCCAAGGGAGATACGCCCGCCAAATTTTTGCAGGCCTTGAACAAGGGCATTAACAACTGCCCCACTTCCATGAAGTGGATACTCAAGACAGGAACCGGGCTTATACCATTCTGCAAACATATATATCTGAAATGTTGcagaaaaatgaatgcataTATTAACCATGGGAGCccaagaaaattgaaaagctATGGCTTAAGTTATTGTATCTGGGTAAAATGGGAATACGAAGGCAATGTCAAAAAAGCATAGTATCAAGATTTTCTAACAGACCAAAGAGAATGGAAAGAGGAAAGTAAACTACACTTCAGTTTGTCTTTATGAACAAATGAACACCCagatattaacaaaaataagcaCAACTGAAAAATTTTACCATCAGCACACATGACTTCTTTTGAACTTGGTCATTGGCAACATCATATTAGACTTTAATATCAAACAATAAGATATCAAAGTAACTGACTGATCTCATATTTCGTTCTTCTAAAGCTTCATAACGATATTTACCATCTCTGCTGATAATATGCCATTTGTTTTTACTCCAGCAAGTAAGAAAGCCAACAGATCCAACCAATTTCGAATAAAAGGGTCTTTAAGTTCCAACGAGTCGATGATTTCTGAGAATGGTCTGAGAAGCTTAGTCGAACCAATAATACCTTGAGGACCCATTTCAATGAAAGATTTCAAGAGAGATGGAGCATATCTTGCCGCAGCTGTTGAAAGAACACCCCAATCACCTCGAATTGATAGAGGTGGTAGAGCCATTGCTGCAGCAGATAGCGGAAGTATTGTTTCCTGTGAAGCAACTTCATTttgaataaaacatatatatgtaagcATGAAAGCTAAATGATATCttactcaaaatgaaaattttcagcATTGAAATAGATAAATAGGCAACTACATTCTTACAAGTAGTTTTTGCCATTCTTGAACAGCATTTGGACTTGCATACGTCTCAAGATCCTGAAGGCAACAGACTAAACATTGCTTAGTTCCTtgttcttttcaattttgacaTCACAATCACATGGATGTAGTTGATTTGGGTGCCTATTATTGTAATGGACACACATTTTTCTACGTGATTGAACAAGCAATATGTGCCTGAAAAAAAAGTTCTCCTATCAAAACTATGctaatggaaaaataaataaaatgggtTACCAACTCAATGTCCGATATCCACCTTGAAAAACTCTGTGGGACCAATGCGTGATAAAAATTCTCCTTCAGGTATGTAGACCATCCATGAATCATAGTTAGCACAAGGAAGTGACTCACCAAGTGCATCCAAGACCTGAAAAagattaacaaacaaataaatggcAAATTAAGGACTTTGGGGTGTTTGATGAAAGGGTTTGTGATGTTCACCCACTCTAGGATTAGTGGGCATGGGCATGTAGTGGAGTCCCAACTTTCCggttatcaaataaaaaggtTATGCCAAATTAAGTAGCATATATAGTTGAAACTAAGTAATTGTGGACGCCTTATGAATAATAGGTTGATAAAGTTATTAGTCTACACAAAAGACAGGCGcataatgaaaattgaatcTCCATATCTTCATGCCACTGTTATGACCATTCAATGATTCACAAGAATTACAATCAAGACTACCCGAACTCAAAAGTCACTTAAATCCATTTCACTTGTATCATTCATCAGAACTCTAAATTGATTCATGTAACGGAAGAGATTACTTTACATAAGAATATCGTATGGGGAACAATTCCATTGATCTCCGTACTATTTTGTTTGTCAAGACAATCATGACATTCCTGCTACTATTATTTGTACTAAAGCATCATTTACTGATATCTCTATTCTGTAACTCATGAACTTTTCAATCTTCGCCaacaagtgaagaaaaatgaatagacTTCATTTTGGAAAACAACATTAGAGATTCAAGATGTTTATtcattattgataaatgaaatgatataCAGTCGGGGACATTACTTGGGCAAGTGGATTTGCCTGTGGACCACGTGATTGAAACCCCGAAAACAAAGATGGACCAGAGTCGAACTTGTAGcccttaatttcaaaagagtGAGCAGCACCTCCAGGTAAATCATGACTTTCCAAAACAAGAACATCTTGTCCATATCTAGCTAACAGCCCTGCACAGCAAAGCCCCCCAATACCACTCCCAATTACTACAACATCAGCCTCTGCCTTCCCTGCAAATTAACCCACAACTGAGTGAACACAAGCAATGGCAGTCTCTCAAGGTTGACcctcaaaagtaaaaaagctGGCCCATTTTAAGCAATTGGTCTGCTTTGACTCCTTGAACGTTTTAGTACAAGCTCAAGTACAAATCTTAGGCACTTTTAAAAGACGATGTTGTTTTTAGTTtcatgtttttgaaaattgtgtttGATCCCTGATCATTCATTTACACTTCTCAAAAGGAAACACTCGACATTTTagctaaatttcaaaaacaaaaacaattttttaagaaactgaaacagaaaacttaaaactctTTTAGAGAAGTTCAGCAAAAGCAAATTCCAAATGCCTCTCAATAGTTGCATATTCACTTGGAGGACCATTCATAAAAACCCATTCAATCAATGGAAACAAACGGTGATAAGAGGGTGAACCAAGAAGAGAGTGAAGAAAAGGACCTGAGAAGCCATTGTTGTTGTTAAGAGATAAGGAGGCAATAGAAGTGGGTTCCTGAGTACTGCTGGAGCTACGTGCAAAAATGGGTCGCCGATGAGCTGAAACTCCAAAAGCAGAGGAGGAAAAAGGGCGAGAAAATGGTAGCATATTGAAGCAAAGGTCCATTGCCATGGAGTAGACGAGGGTTTGTGTGGATTTGATTGAAGCAGAAATCTGGGTTACTGAAGGGAAGGTGAGAATTGAAGATAATTAGGATTTTGTGAAGAGGAAAATGAGTCACCTCAAGGTTTGGTTCAAAATTGAAGTGAAAATTCTTTCAATCAAGGGTTTTGCGTGGCCTGCCGTTAACCGTTGTTTCGGGAAATGAAATGGGATTATCAATTcccatttttatatttttgtatgcATGAGCTTGTCATGGGGTTTATGATCATTTTACCCGTCCCGTACGCGTATCGAATCTAACATTATGTTTTCGTCAAAGTTCCCACGTTTTAAGTGATCTTGTATTAGGGATAAATGGTTCATCCTAATAGTAAGTACTTATCCTTTGACTCGATGATATGGACTATCGTGATGTCACTAATTGCACTTTTAACTTCTAAAACAATCTAACAAGGTTATGGAAAAAGTATTGGATTGGATTAGCggaaaaagtgtgaaaaagtGTTGTTGCACTAACCTCATGTCATTGAGTTGGAGATAATTAAGCTATTGTCGAGCTCAAAAGTTCATCTTTGGCACAATGTCGCTTAAAACGTTGATAGTAAAATGATTGAATCTTATAGCGGGAATGATTTATTATCTTTGTCTTTGAAGTATTCATGCTGAAAATTTTCTAAGCTAAGCATgcgattaaaatatttagaaatattacATTTCTTTCCCATTATATCTTTTAGTAAGACTATGGGAGCTTTTTAGAGAGCAAGGAAAACAACAATTAGGAGCATAAATTTCCCCTTTGTCTTTGCAAATGAGAAGGTTGGTATTGGGTTGTACATTATTATCATCTAGGCTTGTGAATTATAGAGGGTTAGGATCCATTCCCCAATTATGAATTTGATATATAGTGAACGAATAAAAGGTATTTTTGAACGAGATCGAGCAAACGATAAAAAGGgtcaaagaaaattcttgaaatgGTGCACCAGATCAGGGGAAGAGTGAAAGAGGTAATAGAAAGCTTGAAGTAACTTGATAAGGATAAGTTCGAGGTTACACCACTGATTGTCCCtaaaaaaagagttgaaacAAAAGCAACTTTTCTTTGAATGCTACGATGAATGAAAGATCGACTTATTCAAACGCGAGTTCAAAAGAACAACACCTTATCTGGTCAGTCCAATCTAATCTCTTCTTCTCATACTCCTATTCAAGTGAAAATACCTCGAAATAGGTCAAACATGTTAAAATGGAGGATTTggagaattttaaaatcaagaaatttggctattaatgtcagttttaaaccgacattaataGCCTTTAGTGATAGTTGACAACCTACATCTATGTTAGCGTTATTAAATgcctttaatgtcggtttaaaatcTCTCTATATttatgtcgtttttaaaccgacattttTCATTGTGTTATTGAAGATCTTTAGTGTCGATTGACGTTCGATGTcattttaaaaccgacattaaaatcttgttttttaaaaccgacattaaagatAGAGAGATTTTTGCTAGTTTCTTCATTATTGTAGGTTGCAATGCTCAAAATTCACACATAAaatgtttagggtttaaatgTTGTGAGTATTATTTCATGAAAGGAAACATAACTTCCCTTCTCTCCACTATgtgattaaaaattaagaattatattaattgataattaatatataacttaagtgtctctttttaaaaaaatagtacatTTCTTTCCTATCCTATAGGTTTAATATGAATGTAAATATTATAACATATACCTTTAATATAAATCTTAGTTATATcaagttaaatatttaaatatcaaaatttccaTAATACATAGTCTAATTCATAATTcactaaataatatatgttttgggGCcgttttatgttttgaaatttgtagaataataaatgaaaataattgaatgcTATCGATAAAGTGTTATCGTAATCATCTCAATAAGagattaattatttagtaTAGGAAGAAGACTGTGTATCATATCCGGGTAACAAATATATTGATGAAAGTTGTTGAGACTTTCTATCAAACCAAATAATCATTCTGTTTGTCACTCCAATTTTGTGGCAACGGTCGATCCACAAAGAACCATAAGAATCACTTGTTGCAATCGGGGGATTTGAATTGGTCTAAATTTCACTTGAATGGTTAAAGCGATAtcaaaaaaacacaaattgaaatatattgttCGTTTAAAATTATCACAGTGAGATAAACACCTAACCAAGGACTTGTTTAGGTTACTTTTGATTCACAATTAAATCATTGGATCATTGTGCATACTAAATTCATTGAAATATATGAACAGATTCTTAGAAAATCACATCTAGAAAACCCCATAATTGTGTGAGTCAAAAGATAAACCAAGAATGGGAGAGCCAAATAATAATACCTTAATTAGCTAGGATGCATCCTAAAAACATcaacaatcaacaaaaatcaatgaaaGTCTTAAGTAAAATGCAAAGAGTCTTGGAGAGAATGCGTAAAATTTAGTGTAACAATATATGCAAACAAATGCTAGTGGCTAGGTTACTAAGACAGAACTATGTCATAGCATTGCAGGGCTAGGATGCAGTGCCACGACACTGTGCAAAACAGGCACAATGtgtttccaaatttttttgtagCATTGCAACAATGTAGGGGCAACGTCATAGCACCCCATACATTGTGCACGAAATATTCAACAAACTTAGGGTAGCTAGAGTTATCTTCAATAAGATTCGACCATATATGCATGAGAGcctctttttatttaagtttttgttataacttagTACAGTAGCTTAGTTCGAAGAGTTTACTTCTAAGAGGTGACAAACTGGTTACTTTATtaaatcttaataatatttcttatcaGAGAAGGAAGCTCTCCAGACATAAGTGGTATTTGCCGAACTAGGTTAacataaaccctaaaccctaaaccctaaactccTCTAAGTTATTTGGTTTTTCTGTTATGATAGCTATTACCATAGTTAATAACTTTACAAATAGctaaagaatattattgatcATTACGTTTATTTCACCGACCAACTATTACAACGTTACCAAATGCTTGTAACActtattaaaaaggaaaattgcattagatgagaaaaaatttagaaaaaagttgttcatagtaccttttttttatatattgcaaatatgacaaataattaattatatcagaCGGTTGTCAGGCGACTATCAGACGGCTATCGTGACTATCTGAGGGTTATcggtttttaaatttgctacttttgcaatttaaataatgtagtgacatgggtacaattatcataaatttttttactatcttTACAAATGCCCCTTataaaaatgttgtattttaaGATGTCTAACAACTCACCACTGCTACTATATAATCCTACATGTCTGTATATACTGCTATAAGATCAACTTTCAACCctaaattaataaagtaaatttgCCTTATGAGAGACATAAATATGCTGCCATAGAAGGGTCTATTGCAACAGTTTGTGAGAAGTCATTCCAACAtctttttataagtgttaCGTTGCTATATCCCTCTCAACACAGCTTCTGTCAGCATGCAGTTACGTTCATAAGTACTGCTGCTATATAGctcaataaaattgttttgataGATCTCATTTCCTGtagtttatatttgtaaacttGTTAAAAAGCAAGTCATGGTATGTGCAATGTATATCTAAAACTATAACTAAAAGTctaatgaaaataattcaaatgaaagGTCTTTCATTTGTGAAATATGCATATAGTTGAAAGAGGATTTTTCGGGTAAAATTTAGATGCAAAATCCAGAAAAAGCAGCCTATACCTTCATTTGCAATTtctctaattatatatacattttccAGCCCCGTACAAATTCCCATAATCAAAACTATGAAAAACAACAAAGTCTCAGGAAGATACATCTACACCACGTTCTTTCAAGTaagtaaaatatatgaaaaaggaaacaaaaccCATagtatttgaattataattagggttctttttaaaatatatgaacggatacaaaatatttataaaaatagtaaaaccacgttgataaatgtttatagACTATTATCATATCTATCTATCACTAATCGATTATTCCGGcctatatattattattgatataatatgtaattttattatttaaaacaatttccattttaattattggtaTTATCATCTCGATTGTGGATAGAAACTGTAAAGGAAAGGTAAATATGCAATAACCCAAATAGATGAACAATGTAGTAAAGAGGCAAATGTAGAGAAAATGACAGTAAGTGAAGAGACCAATTTTATTTCTCCTTTCATTCTTAATCCTTTAAAACCGCACTTCTTTAttgaacaaacaaacaaactttttgacaaaaagCCTCTAAAGAAAAcctttttcccatttttctaatgaaaatttctttcattcatttccCATTTCCATCTAATCCAActccttttgatttttcttacCCAAAAGGTCTTTCAAATCTTGATATCTCCAGCCTAACCTTCTCATGAAAATTTCACTTCCAAATTTGCCCTCCTTGTTCCTCCCTTCTTCCTTCTTGCCCCCTATTTTTCAAGCAAAGATCTTTGGTACACAATATTAGGGATGTTGTTGGAaaggaaaatatgaaaaatgggTTCAAGGATACCTAAATCAAACTaagcaaaagaaatttataacccaaacttattataaaaaaactagtAAAATCGTAGCAAAAGAGTAAGTTTTGGAGTCGAACACAAAGAGAAGCTATGTTAAGGAAACACAAATCTTTAAATCAAGAACCAAGAATTCTAATGAATGGATGGGAGGTTTCGTGGCTACAAATGCGAGAAAGTAAAAGGAAAGCAAGTAAATGTTTTTGTGGAATCAAAAGAGATTTAggacataaaattttaaagaattctCTCAATCAAATCAAGTGGAAATGGAGTATTCTACCATTCTTTCTATCAtagaacaaataaatttattgcaGTCAATGTTAATCCGCAACGTAACTAATGAGTTcaagaaaactaattaaccTTGATGAATTGAACAAGAATCAATTCTAAATTCGTACTAAACTCAAAGAAGACGTTTTCATTTTAGGGTTTCTATGAATTCTTTAGAGTTTGCATTAACCTTCTAGGTTTAAGTGATGTGACATTGAAAAGCAAGAAAAACCAATATCTTgagaatattaattatttaattgaactataattaattagaaattcAAGAAGAGagatcaaaaggaaaaaaaatgtttaattaacaTCAAACTAAGAATTTTCCAAGCAATCTTGCTTCAAGAATCATGCTTCCCATCATTAAAGTAAACTAAATTGATGCATTCATGAAATAtcaattcaatcaaacaaGAATATATTCATACAAAAGCAAGATTGAAATTCAACTGAAGATTGAAATGAGTGAAACCAAATTAGACATGGTTATCTTAAGAAAGAATTGCTAGAATTTCCATCCTCAAAGTAGTTTCAAGAAGAAATTGCAACAAAGGACACATTCCTAGTGGagttgagagagaaattttaTCGACCTTGCGGGAATTTACAAGACAAAAGCCATAACTAAAAGCCAAGTTGAGCTGCTTGGGAGAGGAGAGGCACATTGCGTGGATAAAGCTATTATTATCGAGGATGATACCATGCCAGCTgcggaaggaaaaaaaaccccACAAGTTATGGACCTGACATTTTTTGTTGTCCTCCCAAGGAATATGGGAGATTCAAAAGAATGTTTAAAAGTGAGGGTTAACCTATGTAGATGCTTAGGTCAACTATAGATCAACCGAAAATACCATGGTAAACTTTTGAGCCACCCATAATTTCACATTCGAAGTAGAACCCAAATGGTTGAACTTCGCTGGgatggagatgaagaaaaaatgaaggtaGTAAACTATGTGGCCTTGCCTATTACAAGAGTACTAAAAAGAGTAATCGTACAATTGGTAGATTGGTGCGGGTAACCAGGCTTGGTGGTCATTAAAATGGACGACTTGATGTGGTGTTGGAGATGGAATTCTTGCTTGAGACTTGGTGTGGTGTTGGAGATGGAATTCTTGCTTGAATACAAGGTAATGCCAAAATTCTCCTCACCGAGTGTTTGGTGATCATTAAGTCTACTCCCATAGTTGTGTACACAAAAAGTCaaacattcaaacaaaatgaagaTGATCTTAGCTTTTCAGTTCAAGAAGAGCCTTTCCCACGAGCCAATTGGATTTATTGACGAGATTTCCCTTCAAGACATTCTTTGTGTCTTACCAAAGTATCAAGATGTAGACAACTTAGGGAGGTCTCTTTATTGtcgcaaaagaaaaagagaaggcACAAAAGTCAGGAATATCAATCACGGGACAAAGTTCGAGTTCGATTGCATTGAGACCAGTTTCAAATTCAAGGTCAAAGAGCAAAACGTGTCACTATAAGCTATGAATGTCTCGT of the Cucumis sativus cultivar 9930 chromosome 3, Cucumber_9930_V3, whole genome shotgun sequence genome contains:
- the LOC101206969 gene encoding prolycopene isomerase, chloroplastic — its product is MAMDLCFNMLPFSRPFSSSAFGVSAHRRPIFARSSSSTQEPTSIASLSLNNNNGFSGKAEADVVVIGSGIGGLCCAGLLARYGQDVLVLESHDLPGGAAHSFEIKGYKFDSGPSLFSGFQSRGPQANPLAQVLDALGESLPCANYDSWMVYIPEGEFLSRIGPTEFFKDLETYASPNAVQEWQKLLETILPLSAAAMALPPLSIRGDWGVLSTAAARYAPSLLKSFIEMGPQGIIGSTKLLRPFSEIIDSLELKDPFIRNWLDLLAFLLAGVKTNGILSAEMIYMFAEWYKPGSCLEYPLHGSGAVVNALVQGLQKFGGRISLGSHVQNIIVENDRAVGVKLKSGQFIRAKKAVVSNASMWNTLALLPEDVVPKSYRDSVNTMPQCESFMHLHLGFDAEGIRDDLGIHHIVVNDWDRGVDADQNVVLISVPSVLSPDLAPPGKHVLHAYTPGTEPYTLWEGLDRRSSEYKNLKAERSEVMWRAVERALGAGFKREKCEVKLVGSPLTHERFLRRKRGTYGPAIEAGKGSFPGHSTPIPQLYCCGDSTFPGIGVPAVAASGAIVANSLVSTSQHSQLLDAIGI